In Deltaproteobacteria bacterium, one genomic interval encodes:
- a CDS encoding RnfABCDGE type electron transport complex subunit G translates to MRDLVRMVVVLTVICTTSGVVLSYVNKATVAPREYQLLKYVQEPSIKAVLGSFNYDNDPIQDRLEVIVGKDEEGHPLKVTVFPAKKGGKVLGVAYASKAKGYHDMIEVMVGVGPNAKLSGISIMSHSETPGLGARITEPQFTEQFAGLDLQTAKLTADGGQVDAVSGASYSSRGVVTAVDKALQEFAAIKKEAFKP, encoded by the coding sequence TTGCGTGATCTGGTAAGAATGGTTGTGGTTCTGACGGTAATCTGCACCACCTCCGGAGTGGTGTTGTCTTATGTAAACAAGGCCACGGTTGCTCCCAGAGAGTACCAGCTCCTCAAGTATGTCCAGGAACCTTCTATAAAAGCGGTCTTGGGTAGCTTCAACTACGACAACGATCCAATTCAGGACCGCTTGGAGGTAATAGTGGGCAAAGACGAGGAAGGCCATCCTCTGAAGGTAACCGTTTTCCCGGCTAAAAAAGGCGGCAAGGTCCTGGGAGTGGCTTACGCCTCCAAAGCCAAAGGATACCACGACATGATCGAGGTTATGGTAGGGGTTGGCCCCAACGCCAAACTCAGCGGCATCAGCATAATGAGTCACTCCGAGACTCCCGGCCTGGGAGCCCGCATCACCGAGCCCCAATTCACGGAACAGTTCGCTGGACTGGATCTGCAAACAGCAAAGCTCACAGCAGACGGCGGCCAGGTGGATGCGGTGAGCGGTGCCAGCTATTCTAGCAGGGGTGTGGTCACAGCCGTAGACAAAGCACTGCAGGAATTTGCTGCAATCAAGAAGGAGGCCTTCAAACCATGA
- a CDS encoding electron transport complex subunit E, giving the protein MSLVHEFTKGLWRDIPPFRLVLGLCPTLAVTTAAKNGVGMGLATTFVLVFSNLLISLLRKAIPSKVRIAAYIVVIASFVVMVELLMQAYFYPLYKILGIFIPLIVVNCIILGRAEAFASKNPVAHSIADGLGIGLGFTISLTVLGSIREILGNGTIFGAHIMWASFEPFAFMVKAPGAFVCLGALLGLMNLVSRKKHA; this is encoded by the coding sequence ATGAGCCTAGTCCATGAATTCACCAAAGGATTGTGGCGAGACATCCCACCCTTTCGATTGGTGCTCGGTCTGTGCCCTACTCTGGCGGTAACCACTGCAGCCAAGAATGGTGTGGGCATGGGGCTTGCCACCACCTTCGTGCTGGTGTTTTCCAATTTGCTCATTTCCCTGCTGCGTAAAGCTATTCCCAGCAAGGTAAGGATTGCCGCTTACATTGTAGTGATAGCGTCGTTTGTGGTCATGGTAGAACTTCTGATGCAGGCCTATTTCTATCCCCTTTACAAGATACTCGGCATATTTATCCCGCTGATTGTCGTCAACTGCATCATCCTCGGCCGGGCAGAAGCATTCGCCTCCAAAAACCCTGTCGCCCACTCTATTGCCGACGGTCTCGGCATCGGTCTGGGCTTCACCATTTCTCTTACGGTGCTGGGAAGTATTCGTGAAATTCTGGGAAATGGCACCATTTTTGGCGCCCACATCATGTGGGCCAGCTTCGAACCCTTTGCCTTCATGGTAAAGGCTCCTGGCGCTTTTGTCTGTCTGGGAGCTTTGCTGGGTTTGATGAATCTGGTCAGTCGCAAGAAACACGCGTGA
- a CDS encoding FAD-dependent oxidoreductase: MITAGLAIGGLGLLAGVGLAIASKVFYVYIDPKVEELEEALPGANCGGCGMPGCSAAAQAIVLGKLAPNCCVGGGPEVHARVAEILGVEVEEREPQIAHIGCRYSVQEADLKYIYDGVDDCRAAVLLAGGPKECPIGCIGLGSCVKACPFEALSMGDDGLPVVDEHLCTGCGTCVRTCPKGIIALTSVTDRILGEYTTDECTAPCQRTCPAGINIPEQIRQTALGNYREALRIIKERNPLPMVCGRICPHPCEFECRRNLHDEPVAINYLKRFVADHERQSGERIELFKAPDTGKRLAVVGGGAEGLSTACFLARLGHSPTIFEAMPELGGLLRKAIAESRLPRDVIDWDINGILELGVEARTGQVLGRDFTIAGLLEQDYQAVILATGGWDAILMRNSGLEQPVPGLYLLLPLSLALAQGTQVQLGKRVVIVGGGEMALDLARKCRGIGAESVDIIFERPQAQLGLSDSDLAKMAEESVSLHFQTTLTRLLGEENRLTHLALTTVPSGNGTARPVRSKESLIAADTIIAAIGRLPEMIFVRVPTGEDEGSPIRWRTISPYHHVPRPVRQEVFTSVDTVTDYRSVVEAIGAGRRAAASTHLFLTGKEVLPPPHMITPDTDVLDVSRLVALQPAAPRQKMPERPAEELVDPSLEIELGLTEEMALTEAARCLNCGLICYLRSRYH; this comes from the coding sequence ATGATTACCGCAGGTTTAGCAATAGGAGGGCTCGGCTTGCTGGCGGGTGTGGGTTTAGCCATAGCCTCCAAAGTTTTCTACGTCTACATCGATCCCAAAGTGGAAGAATTGGAAGAAGCCCTGCCTGGTGCAAATTGTGGCGGCTGCGGCATGCCGGGCTGCAGTGCGGCAGCCCAGGCCATCGTCTTAGGAAAGCTGGCCCCTAATTGTTGCGTTGGAGGCGGTCCTGAAGTGCATGCCAGGGTGGCAGAGATCCTTGGCGTGGAAGTGGAAGAACGGGAGCCGCAGATTGCCCATATCGGCTGCCGCTACAGTGTGCAAGAGGCAGACCTCAAGTACATCTACGACGGGGTAGACGATTGTCGGGCTGCCGTACTGCTGGCGGGCGGTCCCAAGGAGTGCCCCATAGGCTGTATCGGTCTGGGCTCATGCGTCAAGGCCTGCCCCTTTGAAGCGCTGTCCATGGGAGATGATGGTCTTCCTGTGGTGGACGAGCACCTCTGCACCGGCTGTGGCACTTGTGTGCGGACCTGTCCGAAAGGAATCATCGCCCTGACCTCAGTTACCGATCGCATCCTCGGCGAGTACACCACTGATGAGTGCACTGCACCCTGTCAACGAACCTGTCCGGCAGGAATCAACATACCTGAACAGATCCGCCAGACAGCTCTCGGCAACTACAGAGAAGCGCTCAGAATCATCAAGGAACGTAATCCACTTCCTATGGTGTGCGGTCGGATCTGCCCTCATCCTTGCGAATTCGAGTGTCGTCGAAATCTTCATGATGAACCAGTTGCCATCAACTACTTGAAGCGATTCGTGGCGGATCATGAGAGACAGAGCGGCGAAAGGATCGAGTTGTTCAAAGCACCAGACACTGGCAAGCGGCTGGCAGTGGTGGGAGGGGGAGCAGAGGGATTGAGCACGGCCTGCTTCCTGGCTCGTCTGGGGCACTCACCCACTATCTTTGAGGCCATGCCGGAACTGGGAGGACTACTGCGCAAGGCTATAGCAGAGTCTCGTCTGCCGCGGGACGTCATAGACTGGGATATAAATGGCATTCTCGAACTTGGCGTGGAAGCCCGAACTGGCCAGGTTCTCGGTCGTGATTTTACTATTGCTGGGCTGCTCGAGCAGGATTACCAGGCGGTAATACTTGCCACTGGAGGCTGGGACGCCATTCTTATGCGCAACTCAGGCCTGGAGCAGCCTGTACCTGGCCTCTATCTGCTGCTACCCCTGTCTCTCGCACTGGCTCAGGGTACCCAGGTTCAGCTCGGCAAGCGGGTGGTCATCGTGGGTGGTGGTGAAATGGCCCTGGACCTGGCACGCAAATGCAGAGGAATTGGTGCCGAATCGGTGGATATCATCTTCGAACGACCACAGGCCCAATTGGGACTTTCTGACAGCGATCTTGCCAAAATGGCGGAAGAGTCCGTGTCCCTTCATTTCCAGACCACGCTTACCAGGCTCCTGGGCGAGGAGAATCGGCTCACACACCTCGCCCTGACAACGGTTCCATCTGGAAACGGCACGGCAAGACCTGTACGCTCAAAAGAGAGCCTCATAGCAGCAGACACCATCATCGCTGCCATTGGTCGCCTGCCAGAGATGATATTTGTCCGAGTGCCAACTGGCGAAGATGAGGGCTCGCCTATACGCTGGCGTACCATTTCTCCGTATCATCATGTACCGAGGCCTGTCCGCCAGGAAGTCTTCACAAGTGTAGACACTGTGACCGATTACCGTTCGGTGGTGGAAGCAATTGGCGCTGGCCGGCGGGCAGCCGCCTCCACGCATCTGTTTCTCACCGGCAAAGAGGTTTTGCCACCACCACACATGATCACGCCGGATACAGACGTGCTGGACGTCAGCCGTCTGGTAGCATTGCAGCCAGCTGCACCTCGCCAAAAAATGCCCGAACGTCCGGCTGAAGAACTTGTCGATCCTTCTCTGGAAATAGAGTTGGGACTCACAGAAGAGATGGCACTAACAGAGGCGGCAAGATGTCTGAACTGCGGACTCATCTGCTACCTGCGCAGCAGGTACCACTGA
- a CDS encoding RnfABCDGE type electron transport complex subunit D, giving the protein MDKPMLRVSVAPHIQHPRTTASIMYHTLLALIPVALAGVFYFGFAAVKLIVICVATAVVCEAGAERIMGRKITLTNGSSVLLGLLFALLCSPELPWWTAVVGTAVAVLLGRQIFGGLGNNPFNAVLVGWAIVRISWAAQMTTWAMPEPRFWLEAGGYIEYPPLEVMRIDGVDALLDLPWRDLFLGNVPGTIGTVCIVAALIGGVYLLWRGIITWHIPVSFLASAWIFGLIFWLIDPEQYANPTIHLLSGWLVFGAFFLATDKGTIPVTAPGMIVFGIGCGLVTMIIRFWGGYVDGVAFAILFMNAAVPLLDRLRPRVYGRVREVA; this is encoded by the coding sequence ATGGATAAGCCAATGCTGCGGGTTTCCGTTGCCCCTCATATTCAACATCCTAGGACCACCGCCAGTATCATGTACCACACCCTGCTGGCTCTTATACCTGTTGCTCTTGCCGGCGTCTTTTACTTTGGCTTTGCAGCAGTAAAGCTCATTGTCATCTGTGTGGCCACAGCGGTTGTCTGTGAGGCCGGCGCTGAGCGAATCATGGGAAGAAAAATTACCTTGACCAACGGCAGCAGTGTGCTCCTGGGATTGCTTTTCGCCCTTCTCTGCTCACCGGAACTGCCCTGGTGGACTGCCGTGGTTGGAACTGCTGTTGCGGTCCTCCTCGGCCGGCAGATTTTCGGTGGATTGGGCAACAACCCCTTCAATGCGGTCCTAGTGGGATGGGCCATTGTCAGAATTTCGTGGGCCGCTCAAATGACCACCTGGGCCATGCCCGAACCCCGCTTCTGGTTGGAGGCCGGAGGCTACATTGAATATCCGCCTCTAGAGGTGATGCGGATCGACGGGGTGGATGCTCTGCTGGACCTCCCCTGGAGAGATCTCTTTCTTGGTAATGTGCCGGGAACTATAGGTACGGTGTGCATAGTGGCTGCTCTCATTGGCGGTGTCTACCTTTTGTGGCGCGGCATTATAACCTGGCATATACCTGTAAGCTTTCTTGCCTCCGCCTGGATTTTCGGCCTGATTTTCTGGCTGATAGACCCTGAGCAATATGCCAATCCCACCATTCATCTTCTCAGTGGCTGGCTGGTGTTCGGGGCCTTTTTCCTTGCCACAGACAAAGGCACCATACCTGTTACTGCTCCAGGCATGATTGTCTTTGGCATAGGGTGCGGCTTGGTCACCATGATTATCCGCTTTTGGGGTGGATACGTTGATGGTGTGGCCTTTGCCATACTTTTCATGAATGCTGCCGTGCCGCTGTTAGACCGGCTACGGCCGCGAGTCTACGGGAGGGTGAGAGAAGTTGCGTGA
- a CDS encoding RnfABCDGE type electron transport complex subunit C, with product MKTSFRGVFLPATNLASPGIEEAPPPQKVILPMGSDASSLCEPVVAVGDQVAVGQLVGRSTAFTVAPVHASISGKVTAIRPWPNEKGDEILSVIIESDGKDGWQEKRPYPELSQETDRSAILDAIKEMGVMDSGPPAVALHTKFAAPSPTKEYTFLVGIPPAKEVDTLIVNAIDAEPGMALRRAVLNLRSNELLAGLQLLKKVVGDARIILAITGNGPLEPTLATRLTELGVELFHGKDKYPLGLPPILIKQLTGREIPLPDGEERDVGAAVVNAVTLVNLAEAAKGKPPIKKMVSISGGGLSHITNVSVRVGTPIKELLDYLPGITAEPAKVIAGGAMTGFALSSLDIPLTKEIDTLILQTAGEVSRFSTDSCINCGVCHRYCPVRLLPNELARYCEYGMFDDAAEKYLFHCIECAICAYVCPAKRPLLQLLRLGKRELALREGGQANG from the coding sequence ATGAAAACATCTTTTCGCGGCGTGTTCCTTCCTGCAACGAATCTAGCAAGCCCCGGCATAGAGGAAGCCCCACCTCCCCAAAAGGTCATACTTCCCATGGGGTCTGATGCCAGCAGCCTTTGCGAACCAGTAGTGGCTGTCGGCGACCAGGTAGCTGTTGGTCAGCTGGTGGGCCGGAGCACAGCCTTTACGGTTGCGCCAGTGCACGCCTCCATATCCGGCAAGGTGACGGCCATCCGCCCATGGCCCAATGAGAAAGGTGATGAAATCCTTTCAGTAATTATCGAGTCGGATGGCAAAGATGGTTGGCAGGAAAAGAGACCTTATCCTGAGCTTTCTCAGGAGACTGACCGCTCTGCAATACTGGATGCCATTAAAGAGATGGGTGTGATGGACAGCGGACCACCTGCTGTTGCCCTCCATACCAAATTTGCCGCGCCGAGCCCGACAAAAGAATATACTTTCCTGGTAGGCATTCCCCCAGCCAAAGAAGTGGACACCCTCATAGTCAACGCCATTGATGCGGAGCCTGGCATGGCCTTGCGGAGGGCTGTACTCAATTTGCGCAGCAACGAACTGCTCGCCGGTTTGCAGCTCCTGAAGAAGGTGGTGGGCGATGCCAGAATCATCCTGGCAATTACCGGCAATGGTCCTCTGGAGCCCACGCTGGCTACCAGGTTGACTGAACTCGGAGTAGAACTTTTCCACGGCAAGGACAAGTACCCTCTAGGTCTCCCCCCCATATTGATCAAACAACTTACTGGTAGAGAAATCCCTCTGCCGGATGGTGAAGAACGAGATGTGGGCGCCGCAGTCGTCAACGCGGTCACTCTGGTAAATTTGGCAGAAGCAGCCAAAGGCAAACCCCCGATAAAGAAAATGGTGAGCATCTCCGGTGGGGGCTTGTCTCATATAACAAATGTTTCTGTAAGAGTGGGTACACCTATCAAAGAGCTGCTCGACTACCTGCCGGGTATTACCGCAGAACCTGCGAAGGTGATCGCGGGCGGTGCCATGACCGGCTTTGCTCTTTCCAGTCTGGATATCCCGCTGACAAAAGAAATCGACACGCTGATACTGCAGACAGCCGGGGAAGTCAGCCGCTTCTCTACCGACTCCTGCATCAACTGCGGCGTCTGTCATAGGTATTGCCCTGTGCGGCTGCTACCCAATGAACTGGCAAGATACTGTGAATATGGCATGTTCGATGATGCAGCAGAAAAATACCTGTTTCATTGCATTGAATGTGCAATCTGTGCTTACGTCTGCCCGGCCAAGAGACCTTTGCTGCAGCTGCTGCGGCTGGGGAAACGAGAACTAGCTCTGAGGGAGGGAGGACAGGCAAATGGATAA
- the rsxA gene encoding electron transport complex subunit RsxA, translating into MSDYLLLIVSAILVNNIILARYLGNCPFLGVSQRMDTATGMGMAVVFVITLAGVITWIVQYAILDPLNLEYLQTIAFILIIAALVQLVEMFLQKSVPALYKALGIYLPLITTNCAVLGIAIINIQSEFSFMKTVVFSFASSVGYSLALILLTSVRERYPMARIPRPFVGMPIAMITVGLLSLAFLGFTGLVK; encoded by the coding sequence ATGTCTGATTATTTACTGCTGATTGTAAGTGCCATCCTGGTAAACAACATTATTCTGGCGAGGTATCTCGGCAACTGCCCCTTTCTCGGTGTATCACAACGAATGGACACTGCCACCGGCATGGGTATGGCTGTGGTGTTTGTCATAACCCTTGCAGGAGTGATCACCTGGATAGTGCAATACGCTATCCTGGATCCTTTGAACCTGGAGTACCTGCAAACCATTGCCTTTATTCTCATAATTGCTGCCCTGGTCCAGCTGGTGGAGATGTTTCTGCAAAAGTCCGTACCGGCTCTCTACAAGGCTCTCGGTATCTATCTGCCGCTGATTACTACTAACTGTGCCGTGTTGGGTATTGCCATCATCAACATCCAGTCGGAATTCAGCTTTATGAAGACTGTGGTTTTCTCCTTTGCCTCATCTGTGGGTTACAGTTTGGCCTTGATCCTGCTCACCAGCGTGCGGGAGCGGTATCCCATGGCCAGAATACCCCGGCCATTCGTCGGCATGCCCATTGCCATGATTACTGTGGGCCTTCTTTCCCTGGCTTTTCTCGGCTTTACAGGCCTGGTAAAATAA
- a CDS encoding flavin reductase — MRNIVMKCLTNGVYIVTTADNGQINGVTRSWLTQLSYEPTLIGVAIAPLRKCHGMIVRSGQFAVNVLGQDQVDLAARFGFTTGRQVDKFQGIDIEHTAAGLPLLPQALAYIDCNVVETIDIGDHTLFVGQVTEAEILDQEAAPLVFNPADYF, encoded by the coding sequence ATGCGAAATATCGTAATGAAGTGTCTTACCAATGGGGTATACATCGTCACCACTGCTGACAATGGGCAGATCAATGGGGTGACCAGATCGTGGCTCACGCAACTTTCTTATGAACCAACCCTTATTGGTGTCGCCATTGCCCCTTTGAGAAAATGCCACGGCATGATTGTCCGCAGCGGTCAGTTTGCCGTTAACGTACTGGGGCAAGATCAGGTGGACCTGGCAGCCCGTTTCGGCTTTACCACCGGGCGGCAGGTAGATAAATTCCAGGGAATAGATATCGAGCACACTGCAGCAGGCCTCCCTTTGTTGCCCCAAGCTCTGGCATACATAGACTGTAACGTGGTTGAGACCATAGACATAGGTGACCATACCCTGTTTGTCGGCCAGGTTACTGAAGCAGAAATTTTAGACCAGGAAGCAGCTCCCCTGGTATTCAACCCTGCCGACTATTTTTAG